Proteins encoded together in one Triticum dicoccoides isolate Atlit2015 ecotype Zavitan chromosome 7B, WEW_v2.0, whole genome shotgun sequence window:
- the LOC119341571 gene encoding E3 ubiquitin-protein ligase EL5-like, translating into MVQDFEQSAAAMDSSSGWAVAPAVSTAAPTMPIGGILTMTGIFLVFLTFALALIFLQYYFNTSVRTAPRGRPRGVRGVAAGGVDPELLRSLPVTVYRAGPKGSTDDVGVECAVCLTELEDGEEARFLPRCGHGFHTECVDMWLASHTSCPLCRATVGKPDASQALTPTSLPSLPPEPMNYAGNLPASVLLGVSDQATLAAVTVTSHGAYSSPSALATAAVLVIDIPDSRTVATPRGASKSPGLARLRSLKRLWSFGRQGPSGSTPSCSGGSGSGTADTDQGISITCATPRAPV; encoded by the coding sequence ATGGTACAAGACTTCGAGCAGTCTGCCGCCGCTATGGACTCATCCTCGGGCTGGGCGGTCGCGCCGGCGGTCTCCACGGCCGCACCAACCATGCCGATCGGTGGCATACTCACCATGACAGGCATCTTTCTGGTGTTCCTGACGTTCGCCCTCGCGCTCATCTTCCTCCAGTACTACTTCAACACCAGCGTCCGGACCGCGCCGAGAGGGCGCCCACGCGGCGTGCGTGGGGTGGCCGCAGGGGGCGTCGACCCGGAGCTGCTGCGGTCGCTACCGGTCACGGTGTACCGCGCGGGGCCGAAGGGCTCCACGGACGACGTCGGGGTGGAGTGTGCGGTGTGCCTGACCGAGCTCGAGGACGGGGAGGAGGCCAGGTTCTTGCCCCGGTGCGGCCACGGCTTCCACACCGAGTGCGTCGACATGTGGCTTGCCTCCCACACCAGCTGCCCGCTCTGCAGGGCCACCGTCGGCAAGCCCGACGCGTCGCAGGCGCTTACACCGACGAGTCTCCCTTCCTTGCCACCGGAGCCGATGAACTACGCCGGGAACCTGCCGGCGAGTGTACTGCTCGGGGTTTCAGACCAGGCCACGCTCGCCGCGGTGACCGTGACCTCTCACGGAGCCTACTCCAGCCCCTCCGCCCTTGCCACCGCGGCAGTGCTGGTGATCGACATTCCGGACTCAAGGACAGTGGCGACCCCGCGCGGCGCGTCCAAGTCTCCGGGCTTGGCGAGGCTGAGGTCTTTGAAGAGGCTGTGGAGCTTCGGGAGGCAAGGACCGTCGGGGTCGACTCCCTCCTGTTCCGGTGGCAGCGGTAGCGGAACAGCAGACACAGACCAGGGTATTAGCATCACCTGTGCAACTCCAAGAGCTCCCGTGTAG